A single window of Balaenoptera ricei isolate mBalRic1 chromosome 15, mBalRic1.hap2, whole genome shotgun sequence DNA harbors:
- the TBC1D24 gene encoding TBC1 domain family member 24 isoform X1 — protein sequence MDSPGYNCFVDRDKMDATIQDLGPKELSCTELQELKQLARQGYWARSYTLRGKVYQRLIRDIPCRTVTPDASVYSDIVGKIVGKHSSGSLPLPEFVDNTQVPSYCLNTRGEGAVRKILLCIANQFPDVSFCPALPAVVALLLHYSIDEAECFEKACRILACNDPSKKLIDQSFLAFESSCMTFGDLVNKYCQAAHKLMVAVSEDVLQVYADWQRWLFGELPLNYFARVFDVFLVEGYKVLYRVALAILKFFHKVRAGQPLESDNVKQDIRTFVKDIAKTVSPEKLLEKAFAIRLFSRKEIQLLQMANEKALKQKGITVKQKRQFVHLAVHAENFHSEIVGVKEMRDIWSWVPERFALCQPLLLFSSLQHGYSLTRFYFQCEGHEPTLLLIKTTQKEVCGAYLSTDWSERNKFGGKLGFFGTGECFVFRLQPEVQRYEWVVIKHPELTKPVSLESTTILSSPCRSLSSDPADRLSPFLAARHFNLPSKTESLFMAGGNDCLIIGGRLPAPQAGLLSALGHLAWEEGTGSWVAEAPGQPLLSQVVGTSPEGQAEPL from the exons ATGGACTCCCCGGGCTACAACTGCTTTGTGGACAGAGATAAGATGGACGCCACCATCCAGGACCTGGGGCCCAAGGAGCTGAGCTGCACCGAGCTGCAGGAGCTGAAGCAGCTGGCGCGCCAGGGCTACTGGGCCCGCAGCTACACCCTGCGGGGGAAGGTGTACCAGCGCCTGATCCGGGACATCCCCTGCCGCACGGTCACACCAGATGCCAGTGTGTACAGTGACATTGTCGGCAAGATCGTGGGCAAGCACAGCAGTGGTAGCTTGCCCTTGCCCGAGTTTGTGGACAACACGCAGGTGCCCAGCTACTGCCTGAACACACGGGGCGAGGGCGCCGTGCGTAAGATCCTGCTGTGCATCGCCAACCAGTTCCCTGATGTCTCCTTCTGCCCCGCGCTGCCTGCGGTCGTGGCCTTGCTGCTCCACTACAGCATTGACGAGGCCGAGTGCTTCGAGAAGGCCTGCCGCATCCTGGCCTGCAATGACCCCAGCAAGAAGCTAAtcgaccagagcttcctggcctTCGAGTCTTCCTGCATGACGTTCGGGGACCTGGTGAACAAGTACTGCCAGGCAGCCCACAAGCTGATGGTGGCCGTTTCAGAGGACGTCCTGCAGGTCTATGCGGACTGGCAGCGCTGGCTGTTTGGGGAGCTGCCCCTCAACTACTTTGCTCGCGTCTTTGAcgtcttcctggtggagggttaCAAGGTGCTGTACCGCGTGGCGCTGGCAATCCTCAAATTCTTCCACAAGGTGAGAGCTGGGCAGCCACTGGAGTCAGACAACGTGAAGCAGGACATCCGCACCTTTGTCAAGGACATCGCCAAGACTGTGTCTCCCGAGAAGCTTTTGGAGAAAGCGTTTGCCATCCGCCTCTTTTCTCGGAAGGAGATTCAGCTCCTGCAGATGGCCAACGAGAAAGCTCTGAAGCAGAAGGGCATCACCGTCAAGCAGAAGAG GCAGTTTGTGCACCTGGCTGTTCACGCGGAGAACTTCCACTCAGAGATCGTCGGCGTGAAGGAGATGAGAGACATCTGGTCATGGGTCCCTGAGCGGTTTGCCCTCTGCCAGCCCCTCTTGCTCTTCTCCTCACTGCAGCACGGGTACAGCCTGACCAG GTTCTATTTCCAGTGTGAAGGACACGAGCCCACCCTCCTGCTCATCAAGACCACGCAAAAGGAG GTATGTGGAGCTTACCTGTCAACAGACTGGAGCGAGAGAAACAAGTTTGGAGGCAAGCTGGGCTTCTTTGGTACCGGAGAATGCTTCGTGTTTAGG CTGCAGCCCGAGGTCCAGCGCTACGAGTGGGTGGTCATCAAACATCCGGAGCTGACCAAGCCTGTGTCCTTGGAGTCTACCACCATTCTGTCCTCGCCCTGCCGCTCTTTGTCCTCAGACCCTGCTGACCGCCTCTCGCCGTTCCTGGCTGCTCGACACTTCAACCTGCCCTCCAAGACGGAGTCCTTGTTCATGGCCGGGGGCAACGACTGCCTCATCATAGGTGGGCGCCTCCCTGCACCTCAGGCTGGGCTCCTGTCTGCCCTTGGTCACTTAGCCTGGGAGGAGGGTACGGGGTCGTGGGTGGCTGAAGCCCCGGGCCAGCCCTTGCTGAGCCAAGTGGTAGGTACCTCACCTGAGGGACAGGCAGAGCCCCTGTGA
- the TBC1D24 gene encoding TBC1 domain family member 24 isoform X2, translating into MDSPGYNCFVDRDKMDATIQDLGPKELSCTELQELKQLARQGYWARSYTLRGKVYQRLIRDIPCRTVTPDASVYSDIVGKIVGKHSSGSLPLPEFVDNTQVPSYCLNTRGEGAVRKILLCIANQFPDVSFCPALPAVVALLLHYSIDEAECFEKACRILACNDPSKKLIDQSFLAFESSCMTFGDLVNKYCQAAHKLMVAVSEDVLQVYADWQRWLFGELPLNYFARVFDVFLVEGYKVLYRVALAILKFFHKVRAGQPLESDNVKQDIRTFVKDIAKTVSPEKLLEKAFAIRLFSRKEIQLLQMANEKALKQKGITVKQKRQFVHLAVHAENFHSEIVGVKEMRDIWSWVPERFALCQPLLLFSSLQHGYSLTRFYFQCEGHEPTLLLIKTTQKEVCGAYLSTDWSERNKFGGKLGFFGTGECFVFRLQPEVQRYEWVVIKHPELTKPVSLESTTILSSPCRSLSSDPADRLSPFLAARHFNLPSKTESLFMAGGNDCLIIGGGGGQALYIDGDLNRGRTGHCDTFNNQPLCSENFLIAAVEAWGFQDPDTQ; encoded by the exons ATGGACTCCCCGGGCTACAACTGCTTTGTGGACAGAGATAAGATGGACGCCACCATCCAGGACCTGGGGCCCAAGGAGCTGAGCTGCACCGAGCTGCAGGAGCTGAAGCAGCTGGCGCGCCAGGGCTACTGGGCCCGCAGCTACACCCTGCGGGGGAAGGTGTACCAGCGCCTGATCCGGGACATCCCCTGCCGCACGGTCACACCAGATGCCAGTGTGTACAGTGACATTGTCGGCAAGATCGTGGGCAAGCACAGCAGTGGTAGCTTGCCCTTGCCCGAGTTTGTGGACAACACGCAGGTGCCCAGCTACTGCCTGAACACACGGGGCGAGGGCGCCGTGCGTAAGATCCTGCTGTGCATCGCCAACCAGTTCCCTGATGTCTCCTTCTGCCCCGCGCTGCCTGCGGTCGTGGCCTTGCTGCTCCACTACAGCATTGACGAGGCCGAGTGCTTCGAGAAGGCCTGCCGCATCCTGGCCTGCAATGACCCCAGCAAGAAGCTAAtcgaccagagcttcctggcctTCGAGTCTTCCTGCATGACGTTCGGGGACCTGGTGAACAAGTACTGCCAGGCAGCCCACAAGCTGATGGTGGCCGTTTCAGAGGACGTCCTGCAGGTCTATGCGGACTGGCAGCGCTGGCTGTTTGGGGAGCTGCCCCTCAACTACTTTGCTCGCGTCTTTGAcgtcttcctggtggagggttaCAAGGTGCTGTACCGCGTGGCGCTGGCAATCCTCAAATTCTTCCACAAGGTGAGAGCTGGGCAGCCACTGGAGTCAGACAACGTGAAGCAGGACATCCGCACCTTTGTCAAGGACATCGCCAAGACTGTGTCTCCCGAGAAGCTTTTGGAGAAAGCGTTTGCCATCCGCCTCTTTTCTCGGAAGGAGATTCAGCTCCTGCAGATGGCCAACGAGAAAGCTCTGAAGCAGAAGGGCATCACCGTCAAGCAGAAGAG GCAGTTTGTGCACCTGGCTGTTCACGCGGAGAACTTCCACTCAGAGATCGTCGGCGTGAAGGAGATGAGAGACATCTGGTCATGGGTCCCTGAGCGGTTTGCCCTCTGCCAGCCCCTCTTGCTCTTCTCCTCACTGCAGCACGGGTACAGCCTGACCAG GTTCTATTTCCAGTGTGAAGGACACGAGCCCACCCTCCTGCTCATCAAGACCACGCAAAAGGAG GTATGTGGAGCTTACCTGTCAACAGACTGGAGCGAGAGAAACAAGTTTGGAGGCAAGCTGGGCTTCTTTGGTACCGGAGAATGCTTCGTGTTTAGG CTGCAGCCCGAGGTCCAGCGCTACGAGTGGGTGGTCATCAAACATCCGGAGCTGACCAAGCCTGTGTCCTTGGAGTCTACCACCATTCTGTCCTCGCCCTGCCGCTCTTTGTCCTCAGACCCTGCTGACCGCCTCTCGCCGTTCCTGGCTGCTCGACACTTCAACCTGCCCTCCAAGACGGAGTCCTTGTTCATGGCCGGGGGCAACGACTGCCTCATCATAG GTGGAGGGGGCGGCCAGGCGCTCTACATCGACGGGGACCTGAACCGGGGCCGCACGGGCCACTGTGACACTTTCAACAACCAGCCCCTCTGCTCTGAGAACTTCCTCATCGCTGCCGTGGAGGCCTGGGGCTTCCAAGACCCTGACACCCAGTGA
- the TBC1D24 gene encoding TBC1 domain family member 24 isoform X3, with protein sequence MDSPGYNCFVDRDKMDATIQDLGPKELSCTELQELKQLARQGYWARSYTLRGKVYQRLIRDIPCRTVTPDASVYSDIVGKIVGKHSSGSLPLPEFVDNTQVPSYCLNTRGEGAVRKILLCIANQFPDVSFCPALPAVVALLLHYSIDEAECFEKACRILACNDPSKKLIDQSFLAFESSCMTFGDLVNKYCQAAHKLMVAVSEDVLQVYADWQRWLFGELPLNYFARVFDVFLVEGYKVLYRVALAILKFFHKVRAGQPLESDNVKQDIRTFVKDIAKTVSPEKLLEKAFAIRLFSRKEIQLLQMANEKALKQKGITVKQKRQFVHLAVHAENFHSEIVGVKEMRDIWSWVPERFALCQPLLLFSSLQHGYSLTRFYFQCEGHEPTLLLIKTTQKEVCGAYLSTDWSERNKFGGKLGFFGTGECFVFRLQPEVQRYEWVVIKHPELTKPVSLESTTILSSPCRSLSSDPADRLSPFLAARHFNLPSKTESLFMAGGNDCLIIGWLLAEKWITGLTLWSI encoded by the exons ATGGACTCCCCGGGCTACAACTGCTTTGTGGACAGAGATAAGATGGACGCCACCATCCAGGACCTGGGGCCCAAGGAGCTGAGCTGCACCGAGCTGCAGGAGCTGAAGCAGCTGGCGCGCCAGGGCTACTGGGCCCGCAGCTACACCCTGCGGGGGAAGGTGTACCAGCGCCTGATCCGGGACATCCCCTGCCGCACGGTCACACCAGATGCCAGTGTGTACAGTGACATTGTCGGCAAGATCGTGGGCAAGCACAGCAGTGGTAGCTTGCCCTTGCCCGAGTTTGTGGACAACACGCAGGTGCCCAGCTACTGCCTGAACACACGGGGCGAGGGCGCCGTGCGTAAGATCCTGCTGTGCATCGCCAACCAGTTCCCTGATGTCTCCTTCTGCCCCGCGCTGCCTGCGGTCGTGGCCTTGCTGCTCCACTACAGCATTGACGAGGCCGAGTGCTTCGAGAAGGCCTGCCGCATCCTGGCCTGCAATGACCCCAGCAAGAAGCTAAtcgaccagagcttcctggcctTCGAGTCTTCCTGCATGACGTTCGGGGACCTGGTGAACAAGTACTGCCAGGCAGCCCACAAGCTGATGGTGGCCGTTTCAGAGGACGTCCTGCAGGTCTATGCGGACTGGCAGCGCTGGCTGTTTGGGGAGCTGCCCCTCAACTACTTTGCTCGCGTCTTTGAcgtcttcctggtggagggttaCAAGGTGCTGTACCGCGTGGCGCTGGCAATCCTCAAATTCTTCCACAAGGTGAGAGCTGGGCAGCCACTGGAGTCAGACAACGTGAAGCAGGACATCCGCACCTTTGTCAAGGACATCGCCAAGACTGTGTCTCCCGAGAAGCTTTTGGAGAAAGCGTTTGCCATCCGCCTCTTTTCTCGGAAGGAGATTCAGCTCCTGCAGATGGCCAACGAGAAAGCTCTGAAGCAGAAGGGCATCACCGTCAAGCAGAAGAG GCAGTTTGTGCACCTGGCTGTTCACGCGGAGAACTTCCACTCAGAGATCGTCGGCGTGAAGGAGATGAGAGACATCTGGTCATGGGTCCCTGAGCGGTTTGCCCTCTGCCAGCCCCTCTTGCTCTTCTCCTCACTGCAGCACGGGTACAGCCTGACCAG GTTCTATTTCCAGTGTGAAGGACACGAGCCCACCCTCCTGCTCATCAAGACCACGCAAAAGGAG GTATGTGGAGCTTACCTGTCAACAGACTGGAGCGAGAGAAACAAGTTTGGAGGCAAGCTGGGCTTCTTTGGTACCGGAGAATGCTTCGTGTTTAGG CTGCAGCCCGAGGTCCAGCGCTACGAGTGGGTGGTCATCAAACATCCGGAGCTGACCAAGCCTGTGTCCTTGGAGTCTACCACCATTCTGTCCTCGCCCTGCCGCTCTTTGTCCTCAGACCCTGCTGACCGCCTCTCGCCGTTCCTGGCTGCTCGACACTTCAACCTGCCCTCCAAGACGGAGTCCTTGTTCATGGCCGGGGGCAACGACTGCCTCATCATAG GATGGTTATTGGCTGAAAAATGGATTACTGGACTGACACTTTGGAGCATTtaa